A part of Vicinamibacterales bacterium genomic DNA contains:
- a CDS encoding VWA domain-containing protein, which yields MRARHLAAVLAVSAAVGLAAAQPSVAISSPTADDVVTGPTTFAVDAATLPRGARDVTFYVDGVRACTGAAPELRCDWDVGLRVASRHVRAVVRLDDGRQLSAALRTKDVDVTLYASVDAVVVAATVKRGRDRFVDGLTIADFRLFEDGRRQTLTSVTTEDAAADVVLLLDISASMEPAMDDLRASARRFIAAMRPQDRLTLAGFNDGLFVIAGPSADRAARLAQLERVKAFGRTSLYDSLVRAADLFRTASGRRALVVFTDGDDVASRGSAETARTALQGKDVVLYVAGQGKAADDRELRDRLQRLAEETGGAAYFANRMSALDGHFADVLRTIGHQYVLTYTPERPMGDGAWRTVRVELANGRHDVQARQGYFARRSTAK from the coding sequence ATGCGCGCTCGGCACCTCGCGGCGGTCCTGGCCGTGTCCGCGGCCGTCGGCCTGGCGGCCGCACAGCCCTCGGTCGCCATCTCGTCGCCGACGGCGGACGACGTCGTCACCGGCCCCACCACGTTCGCCGTGGACGCGGCCACGCTGCCGCGAGGCGCCCGGGACGTCACGTTTTACGTCGACGGCGTCAGGGCCTGCACAGGAGCCGCCCCCGAGCTCCGCTGCGACTGGGACGTCGGCCTGCGCGTGGCGTCGCGTCACGTCCGGGCGGTGGTGCGCCTGGACGACGGCCGGCAACTGAGTGCGGCGCTGCGCACGAAAGACGTGGACGTCACCTTGTATGCGAGCGTGGATGCCGTGGTGGTGGCGGCGACGGTGAAGCGCGGCCGGGATCGGTTCGTCGACGGACTGACGATCGCGGACTTCCGGCTCTTCGAAGACGGCCGTCGCCAGACGCTGACGTCGGTCACCACGGAAGACGCCGCCGCGGACGTCGTGCTGCTCCTCGACATCAGCGCCAGCATGGAACCGGCGATGGACGACCTGCGAGCCTCGGCCCGCCGGTTCATCGCCGCCATGCGTCCGCAGGACCGCCTGACGCTGGCGGGGTTCAACGACGGCCTCTTCGTCATCGCCGGTCCGTCGGCCGATCGGGCGGCGCGGCTCGCCCAGCTCGAGCGCGTGAAGGCGTTCGGGCGGACGTCGCTGTACGATTCGCTCGTGCGGGCCGCGGACCTGTTCAGGACCGCCTCGGGCCGCCGCGCCCTCGTGGTCTTCACGGACGGCGACGACGTGGCCAGCCGCGGTTCCGCCGAGACGGCGCGGACCGCCCTCCAGGGCAAGGACGTCGTGCTCTACGTGGCGGGACAGGGCAAGGCGGCCGACGACCGCGAACTGCGGGACCGGCTCCAGCGCCTGGCCGAGGAGACCGGCGGCGCGGCGTATTTCGCCAACCGCATGTCGGCCCTGGACGGGCATTTTGCCGACGTGCTGCGGACCATCGGCCACCAGTACGTGCTGACCTACACGCCTGAGCGGCCGATGGGCGACGGAGCCTGGCGCACGGTGCGGGTGGAACTGGCCAACGGCAGGCACGACGTCCAGGCGCGCCAGGGCTACTTCGCGCGGCGGTCCACCGCGAAGTGA
- a CDS encoding 3-hydroxyacyl-CoA dehydrogenase NAD-binding domain-containing protein: MSSHPRTIAVLGAGTMGHGIAHAAAAAGYDTHLYDVSEGQLGKARDQIQAIVEKGVSLGKTGADEARALVGRLHPTTSVADAVRHAAVVIEAVPERMDLKVGLLADVQVGAPSEAVIASNTSALSLTELAAVLDRPGRLGGMHFFNPVHRMKLVEIVRALETSDETVRVMTELAVAMGKDTVLVKESPGFTTSRINAMIGNEAFFMLQEGVASARDIDKALKLGLNHPMGPFELVDLVGLDTRLSILQHLHRTLGEKFRPCPLLEQFVRAGRLGRKVGRGVYEY, from the coding sequence ATGTCGAGTCATCCCCGGACCATCGCCGTACTCGGAGCCGGCACGATGGGCCACGGCATCGCCCATGCGGCCGCCGCGGCCGGCTACGACACCCACCTGTATGACGTGTCCGAGGGACAGCTCGGAAAGGCCCGGGACCAGATCCAGGCCATCGTCGAGAAGGGCGTGTCGCTGGGCAAGACCGGCGCGGACGAGGCGCGCGCGCTCGTCGGCCGGCTGCACCCGACGACGTCGGTGGCCGATGCGGTCCGGCACGCGGCGGTGGTGATCGAGGCCGTGCCCGAGCGGATGGACCTCAAGGTCGGCCTCCTGGCCGACGTGCAGGTCGGGGCGCCCTCGGAGGCCGTCATCGCGTCCAACACCTCCGCCCTCAGCCTGACGGAGCTCGCGGCCGTGCTGGATCGGCCTGGCCGGCTCGGCGGCATGCACTTCTTCAACCCCGTGCACAGGATGAAGCTCGTCGAGATCGTCCGCGCGCTGGAGACGAGCGACGAGACCGTCCGCGTCATGACCGAGCTGGCCGTCGCGATGGGGAAGGACACGGTGCTCGTGAAGGAGTCGCCGGGCTTCACGACCAGCCGCATCAACGCCATGATCGGCAACGAGGCGTTCTTCATGCTGCAGGAAGGCGTGGCCTCGGCGCGCGACATCGACAAGGCCCTGAAGCTCGGCCTGAACCACCCGATGGGGCCGTTCGAGCTGGTGGACCTGGTGGGGCTCGACACCCGTCTCAGCATCCTGCAGCACCTGCACCGCACGCTCGGCGAGAAGTTCCGTCCCTGCCCGCTGCTCGAGCAGTTCGTCCGGGCGGGACGGCTCGGACGGAAGGTGGGCCGGGGCGTGTACGAGTACTGA
- a CDS encoding enoyl-CoA hydratase/isomerase family protein, which translates to MSKVHYSAHDGVAVFELNDPPANTYSYEMMRELDEGILAARMDASVHVLVLTGVGERFFCAGANIGTLRDADPAFKYYFCLHANETLNRLEQTPKLVIAALNGHTVGGGLEVALAADLRIARKGAGKVGLPEVALGVLPGTGGTQRLARLLGKAKAMELMVTGTLLTMEDAAAAGLVNQVWGEDVLAGRSFLDTVVDYAKTFVPPHRASRAVGAIKRAVQSGAEAAFTEALALERELQQRLFESHDAAEGLAAHLEKRPPRFTGR; encoded by the coding sequence GTGTCAAAAGTTCATTACTCCGCCCACGACGGCGTGGCCGTCTTCGAGCTGAACGACCCGCCGGCCAACACCTACTCGTACGAGATGATGCGCGAGCTCGACGAGGGGATTCTGGCCGCCCGCATGGACGCCAGCGTGCACGTGCTCGTCCTGACCGGCGTGGGTGAGCGGTTCTTCTGCGCCGGCGCCAACATCGGGACGCTCAGGGACGCCGACCCCGCGTTCAAGTACTACTTCTGCCTCCACGCCAACGAGACGCTCAACCGGCTGGAGCAGACGCCGAAGCTCGTCATCGCGGCCCTGAACGGGCATACCGTGGGCGGCGGCCTCGAGGTGGCGCTCGCGGCCGACCTGCGCATCGCGCGCAAGGGCGCGGGCAAGGTGGGGCTGCCGGAAGTGGCCCTGGGCGTGCTGCCGGGGACGGGCGGCACACAGCGCCTGGCGCGCCTGCTCGGCAAGGCGAAGGCGATGGAGCTCATGGTCACGGGGACGCTCCTCACGATGGAGGACGCGGCCGCGGCCGGTCTCGTCAATCAGGTGTGGGGCGAAGATGTCCTCGCGGGCCGCTCTTTCCTCGACACGGTCGTCGATTACGCCAAGACGTTCGTCCCGCCCCACCGCGCGAGCCGGGCGGTGGGGGCCATCAAGCGGGCCGTCCAGTCAGGCGCCGAGGCCGCCTTCACCGAGGCGCTCGCCCTCGAGCGCGAGCTGCAGCAGCGACTCTTCGAGAGCCACGACGCGGCTGAGGGGCTGGCCGCGCACCTCGAGAAGCGCCCGCCCCGCTTCACCGGGCGGTAG
- the boxB gene encoding benzoyl-CoA 2,3-epoxidase subunit BoxB, translated as MISSDRIPNNVDLHSNKRLQRALEHWQPKYLDWWRDMGPSGFQDHHQVYLRTAVSVDAAGWAHFDYVRLPEYRWGIFLAEPTHDRRIGFGDFKGESVWQEVPGEFRNPLRRLIVIQGDTEPASVEQQRMLGAHCPSLYDLRNLFQVNVEEGRHLWAMVYLLHSHFGRDGRDEAEALLERRSGHTDTPRMLEAFNEPIDTWLDFFAFTMFTDRDGKSQLLSLSESSLDPLSRTTRFMLTEEAHHMFVGETGIARILERSCQLMKEAGFSGDVRRLGGIDIPLVQKFVNFWFSQSLDLHGSEVSSNAASYFSNGLKGRAEEDKYADDHVLGGDTYLLDVLDESGRISREEVPMRNALNEVLRDWYVGDCQAGVDRWNKRVLEAHGLSDRIVLPSRKFNRAVGIYAGKYFDPQGHMLSAEEWERRRSEWLPTPEDKAYLHSIQATPVYKPGQFANYIAPPARGINRMPLDFEYVRTEA; from the coding sequence ATGATTTCGAGCGACCGGATTCCCAACAACGTCGACCTCCACAGCAACAAGCGCCTCCAGCGCGCGCTCGAGCACTGGCAGCCGAAGTACCTGGACTGGTGGCGCGACATGGGGCCGAGCGGCTTCCAGGACCACCACCAGGTCTACCTGCGCACGGCCGTGTCGGTGGACGCCGCTGGCTGGGCCCACTTCGACTACGTGCGGCTGCCCGAGTACCGGTGGGGGATCTTCCTCGCCGAGCCGACGCACGACCGGCGGATCGGGTTCGGCGACTTCAAGGGTGAGTCGGTGTGGCAGGAGGTGCCGGGCGAGTTCCGGAACCCCCTGCGCCGGCTGATCGTGATCCAGGGCGACACGGAGCCCGCGAGCGTGGAGCAGCAGCGCATGCTGGGCGCCCACTGCCCGAGCCTGTACGACCTCCGCAACCTGTTCCAGGTGAACGTGGAGGAGGGCCGGCACCTGTGGGCGATGGTCTACCTGCTGCACTCGCACTTCGGGCGCGACGGTCGCGACGAGGCGGAGGCGCTCCTGGAGCGGCGCAGCGGCCACACCGACACGCCCCGCATGCTGGAGGCGTTCAACGAGCCGATCGACACCTGGCTCGATTTCTTCGCCTTCACCATGTTCACGGACCGCGACGGGAAGTCCCAGCTCCTGTCCCTGTCGGAGAGCTCGCTCGATCCCCTCTCGCGCACCACGCGCTTCATGCTCACCGAGGAGGCGCACCACATGTTCGTCGGCGAGACGGGCATCGCGCGCATCCTGGAGCGGTCGTGCCAGCTGATGAAGGAGGCGGGCTTCTCCGGCGACGTCCGCAGGCTGGGCGGCATCGACATCCCGCTCGTGCAGAAGTTCGTGAACTTCTGGTTCAGCCAGAGCCTCGATCTGCACGGGTCCGAGGTGTCGAGCAACGCCGCGAGCTACTTCTCGAACGGGCTCAAGGGCCGCGCCGAGGAAGACAAGTACGCCGACGACCACGTGCTCGGCGGCGACACCTACCTGCTCGACGTCCTGGACGAGAGCGGCCGCATCAGCCGCGAGGAAGTGCCGATGCGCAACGCTCTCAACGAGGTCCTGCGCGACTGGTACGTCGGCGACTGCCAGGCCGGCGTGGACCGGTGGAACAAGCGCGTGCTGGAAGCGCACGGCCTGTCCGACCGGATCGTGCTCCCGTCTCGCAAGTTCAACCGCGCCGTCGGCATCTACGCCGGCAAGTACTTCGACCCGCAGGGCCACATGCTGTCGGCGGAGGAGTGGGAGCGGCGCAGGAGCGAGTGGCTGCCGACGCCCGAGGACAAGGCCTACCTGCACAGCATCCAGGCCACGCCCGTCTACAAGCCCGGCCAGTTCGCCAACTACATCGCGCCGCCGGCGCGGGGCATCAATCGGATGCCGCTCGACTTCGAGTACGTCAGGACGGAAGCTTGA
- the boxC gene encoding 2,3-epoxybenzoyl-CoA dihydrolase, whose protein sequence is MADTAEQPTVTFETTPDEYKHWKLTFDGPVATLAMDVQEDGGLRPADYKLKLNSYDLGVDIELADALQRLRFEHPEVKTVVVTSLKPRIFCAGANIFMLGSSSHGFKVNFCKFTNETRLGMEDASAHSGFRFLAALNGICAGGGYELALACDEIMLVDDGSAAVSLPETPLLGVLPGTGGLTRVVDKRKVRRDVADHFCTLSEGVRGKRAVEWRFVDAVVPTSRFKDAVAARAAALAESSDRPGTGPGISLGPLSPAIDGDRIAYRYVTGVIDRERRLCDLTIAAPDGPQPTTPDEFLAAGDQAWALRAFRELDDAILRLRLNEPDIGTLVLRATGDAEAVLAVDRTLVEHGGHWLVREIVNHIRRTLKRLDLTSRTIFALVEPGNAFAGTLAELVFAADRAYMLHDDDEANRIALSPMNGGAYPMSNGLTRLQVRFLGEPGKAEEALAHEGPFIAPDALEAGLVFSAPDEIDWDDEVRLALEERRAFSPDALTGMEANLRFAGPETMETKIFGRLTAWQNWIFQRPNAVGEKGALMTYGREGRPSFDWRRT, encoded by the coding sequence ATGGCAGACACCGCCGAACAGCCGACCGTCACGTTCGAGACCACGCCAGACGAGTACAAGCACTGGAAGCTCACGTTCGACGGGCCTGTCGCGACGCTGGCGATGGACGTGCAGGAAGACGGCGGGCTGCGGCCGGCCGACTACAAGCTGAAGCTGAACTCCTACGACCTGGGCGTGGACATCGAGCTCGCCGACGCGCTCCAGCGCCTGCGTTTCGAGCACCCCGAGGTCAAGACCGTCGTCGTGACGAGCCTCAAGCCGCGCATCTTCTGCGCCGGAGCCAACATCTTCATGCTCGGCAGCTCGTCGCACGGCTTCAAGGTGAACTTCTGCAAGTTCACGAACGAGACCCGGCTCGGGATGGAGGACGCCAGCGCCCACAGCGGATTCCGGTTCCTGGCGGCCCTCAACGGCATCTGTGCCGGCGGCGGCTACGAGCTCGCCCTGGCCTGCGACGAGATCATGCTGGTGGACGACGGCAGCGCGGCCGTCTCGCTGCCCGAGACCCCGTTGCTCGGCGTGCTGCCGGGCACGGGCGGCCTGACCCGCGTCGTGGACAAGCGCAAGGTGCGCCGCGACGTCGCCGACCACTTCTGCACGCTGTCCGAGGGCGTGCGCGGCAAGCGCGCCGTGGAGTGGCGGTTCGTCGACGCGGTGGTCCCGACGAGCCGGTTCAAGGACGCCGTGGCGGCGCGGGCGGCGGCCCTGGCCGAGTCGTCGGATCGTCCGGGGACGGGTCCCGGCATCAGCCTGGGACCGCTGTCGCCGGCGATCGACGGCGATCGCATCGCCTACCGCTACGTCACCGGCGTCATCGATCGCGAGCGCCGCCTGTGCGACCTGACCATCGCGGCGCCCGACGGTCCCCAACCCACGACACCCGACGAGTTCCTGGCCGCGGGCGATCAGGCGTGGGCCCTCCGGGCGTTCCGGGAACTGGACGACGCCATCCTGCGCCTCAGGCTGAACGAGCCCGACATCGGCACGCTCGTGCTCAGGGCCACGGGCGATGCCGAGGCCGTGCTCGCCGTGGACCGGACGCTCGTCGAACACGGCGGGCACTGGCTGGTCCGCGAGATCGTGAACCACATCCGCCGGACGCTGAAACGGCTGGACCTCACCTCGCGCACGATCTTCGCGCTCGTCGAGCCGGGCAACGCGTTCGCCGGCACGCTGGCGGAGCTGGTGTTCGCCGCCGACCGCGCCTACATGCTGCACGACGACGACGAGGCCAACCGGATCGCGCTGTCGCCCATGAACGGCGGCGCGTATCCGATGAGCAACGGCCTGACGCGCCTGCAGGTCCGGTTCCTCGGCGAGCCCGGCAAGGCCGAGGAGGCGCTCGCGCACGAGGGGCCCTTCATCGCCCCCGACGCGCTCGAGGCCGGCCTGGTGTTCTCGGCGCCCGACGAGATCGACTGGGACGACGAGGTGCGGCTGGCCCTGGAGGAGCGGCGCGCCTTCTCGCCGGACGCGCTCACGGGCATGGAGGCGAACCTGCGGTTCGCGGGCCCGGAGACGATGGAGACGAAGATTTTCGGCCGCCTCACGGCCTGGCAGAACTGGATCTTCCAGCGCCCCAATGCCGTCGGAGAGAAGGGGGCGCTCATGACCTACGGCCGCGAGGGCCGACCCTCATTCGACTGGCGGAGGACGTGA
- a CDS encoding TetR/AcrR family transcriptional regulator, translated as MPPPSQSIAATDRRIDILKSAAAAFRRRGYHGASVDEIAGALEMTKGNLYYYFKNKEEILYACHEYSLDVLLGLLHEVREEPTTPDVKLRKLVLAFVHLILDELQATALTIDLQALSPPLLRKVIARRDAFDHGLRAIIQDGMDDGRFAQGDPKMVAFAIMGAVNWITKWYDPAGPMTSDAIGRAFADFLVGGLARGARPPSGAAT; from the coding sequence ATGCCGCCACCGTCCCAGTCCATCGCCGCCACCGACCGCCGCATCGACATCCTCAAGAGCGCCGCCGCCGCGTTCCGCCGCCGCGGATACCACGGCGCCAGCGTGGACGAGATCGCGGGCGCGCTCGAGATGACGAAGGGGAACCTCTACTACTACTTCAAGAACAAGGAAGAGATTCTCTACGCCTGCCACGAGTACAGCCTCGACGTCCTGCTCGGTCTCCTCCACGAGGTCCGCGAGGAGCCCACGACGCCGGACGTGAAGCTCCGGAAGCTGGTGCTCGCGTTCGTCCACCTCATCCTGGACGAACTGCAGGCCACGGCGCTGACCATCGACCTGCAGGCGCTGTCTCCGCCGCTCCTGCGGAAGGTGATCGCCCGCCGCGACGCCTTCGACCACGGCCTGCGGGCCATCATCCAGGACGGCATGGACGATGGGCGCTTCGCCCAGGGCGATCCCAAGATGGTCGCCTTCGCCATCATGGGCGCCGTCAACTGGATCACGAAGTGGTACGACCCGGCGGGGCCGATGACGTCGGACGCCATCGGCCGGGCCTTCGCGGACTTCCTCGTGGGCGGCCTCGCCCGCGGCGCCAGGCCCCCCTCGGGCGCCGCCACCTAG
- the lipA gene encoding lipoyl synthase: MEAPLHFVRPRAPKPEWLKVRAPGSENYLRLRGIMRDLKLNTVCEDAHCPNIGECWHHGTATFMILGDVCTRACAYCAVKHGKPAALDLAEPGRVADAVRAMDLKYAVVTSVDRDDLPDGGASIFAETIRAIKAQVPACRVEVLIPDFKGDEAPLRAVLDAGPDVLNHNTETVPRLYRMARSGGKYARTLELLERAARVAPAIPTKTGLMVGLGETHDELVQVFRDLRRVGVAILTIGQYLRPSPDHAPMERYYHPDEFAALKARALALGFVHVEAGPLVRSSYHAHEQADAAALASTAP; the protein is encoded by the coding sequence GTGGAAGCGCCCCTGCACTTCGTCAGACCCCGCGCCCCGAAGCCGGAATGGCTCAAGGTGCGTGCCCCCGGCTCCGAGAACTACCTCCGGCTGCGGGGCATCATGCGCGACCTGAAGCTCAACACGGTCTGCGAGGACGCCCACTGCCCCAACATCGGCGAGTGCTGGCACCACGGCACGGCCACGTTCATGATCCTGGGCGACGTCTGCACCCGGGCCTGCGCGTACTGCGCGGTCAAGCACGGCAAGCCCGCGGCGCTCGATCTCGCCGAGCCCGGCCGCGTCGCCGACGCGGTGCGCGCGATGGACCTCAAGTACGCCGTGGTCACGTCTGTCGATCGCGACGACCTGCCCGATGGCGGCGCGTCGATCTTCGCCGAGACGATCCGGGCCATCAAGGCCCAGGTGCCGGCGTGCCGGGTGGAAGTGCTGATTCCGGACTTCAAGGGCGACGAAGCCCCGCTGCGCGCCGTGCTCGACGCCGGCCCGGACGTCCTGAACCACAACACCGAGACCGTGCCCCGGCTCTACCGCATGGCGCGTTCCGGCGGGAAGTACGCGCGCACGCTCGAGCTGCTCGAACGTGCCGCGCGCGTCGCGCCGGCCATCCCGACCAAGACCGGGCTGATGGTGGGGCTGGGTGAGACGCACGACGAGCTCGTCCAGGTGTTCCGGGATCTCCGTCGCGTGGGCGTCGCCATCCTCACGATCGGCCAGTACCTGCGGCCGTCGCCCGATCACGCGCCGATGGAGCGCTACTACCATCCCGACGAGTTCGCCGCGCTGAAAGCGCGCGCGCTCGCCCTCGGGTTCGTGCACGTCGAGGCCGGTCCGCTCGTCCGCAGTTCGTACCACGCGCACGAACAGGCCGACGCCGCGGCGCTCGCGTCGACAGCGCCGTAA
- a CDS encoding FG-GAP-like repeat-containing protein encodes MGRPLGQRLALVRLLVTLALASSACGGAPPSPAPPDPALVGATNAGLGHLGQFDFPAAVDAFSALAATHPDSAETALNLAIALVNRQRPEDAADAERRLRAVIDAPGVGTRARYVLGLLLLYQGRDADALPLLEAVAAEAPRDGYAAYFAGQASLAGSPEAALAWFDTAQSADPLLRSAAYGAFQALQRLGRGEDAAARLAAFQALERDPRAHLAEFKYTRMGPLAEAVPIEAPLPPAAVPDGAPFLSAARLVSWPAAPPAGARSITAADIDGDGTTDVFVAGAGTPPAANLVVLHRGDRWEAAAGHPLASVPDVRAALWGDLDNDGRTDVVLVRGSGHTALWRQGDLGAWRDVTAASRATTRVDAVDGALVDADHDGDLDIWLTNAGGPNELLNNNGDGTFRPIAAEAGVAGDGRPSVGVAIVDLDGDRDHDIVVLKATPPHDVFLNDRVWQYHRAGGYEAFEAAAATALLAADLDADGRAELYTTSARGLERWSAAPGTAMASRRLAPPAASPDRTAPARLALADVNGDGAFELLASAGDTWRAYAVPTTGEASPVFEAEAPAAAWAVATTGDARGPSVVASTGGGVAEWAPGPGRGAYVTVAVTGRSQSSDQRRSNVSGVGTKVVVRTGARWTAFDTARLQSGPGQSLQPVAVGLGGASRADLVSLTWSDGVLQSEIGLEAGRRHVIEETQRQLSSCPVLFADDGTATRFVTDLLGVGGIGFFERPGVYADPWPREHVLLPEGALGTRGGRHRLVIGEPMEEVAYFDQFELAAYDLPPGWQMALDERKSILSAPPTGAPVFFREERLPARAVNDRGDDVTTALATADLVAAPPGAVDARFIGLTSRHAVELTFADAVERGPGRPVLVIDGWLEYPYAQTIFAAWQAQAAYEAPTLEARDRQGRWRVVAREFGYPAGMPRRMTLPLDGLPTGTVGLRISTTQEIYWDRIAVAYAAVAPQAVERVLPLVSATLAESGFARRTTGLQRTPFYDYGRRTPLWDTRYPRGWYTRYGDVAALVRHGDDAVAVVGPGEEVAVEFAALDTPPAAGWTRRYVLRARGWCKDMDLYTKDGDTVEPMPGTPTPAARRLQAEFTTRYEGGR; translated from the coding sequence ATGGGCCGCCCCCTTGGACAGCGCCTGGCGCTCGTCCGCCTGCTCGTCACACTGGCGCTCGCCAGCTCGGCCTGTGGAGGCGCGCCGCCGTCACCGGCGCCGCCGGACCCGGCGCTCGTCGGCGCGACCAATGCCGGGCTGGGGCACCTGGGCCAGTTCGATTTCCCGGCCGCCGTCGACGCCTTCTCCGCGCTGGCCGCCACGCACCCGGACTCGGCCGAGACGGCGCTGAACCTGGCGATCGCGCTCGTGAACCGCCAGCGGCCCGAGGACGCAGCGGATGCGGAGCGCCGGCTGCGCGCCGTGATCGACGCGCCTGGCGTCGGTACGCGCGCCCGGTACGTGCTCGGGCTGCTGCTGCTCTACCAGGGCCGCGATGCCGACGCGCTGCCGCTGCTCGAGGCCGTCGCCGCGGAGGCGCCGCGGGATGGATACGCGGCCTACTTCGCCGGACAGGCCAGTCTGGCCGGGTCGCCGGAAGCGGCCCTGGCCTGGTTCGACACGGCGCAGTCCGCCGATCCGCTGCTCCGGAGCGCCGCCTATGGCGCGTTCCAGGCGCTGCAGCGCCTCGGCCGCGGTGAAGACGCCGCCGCCCGGCTCGCGGCGTTCCAGGCACTCGAGCGCGATCCACGCGCGCACCTGGCCGAGTTCAAGTACACGCGCATGGGCCCGCTGGCCGAGGCCGTCCCCATCGAGGCGCCCCTGCCGCCCGCCGCCGTGCCCGACGGCGCGCCGTTTCTGTCCGCGGCCCGCCTCGTCTCGTGGCCAGCGGCGCCGCCGGCCGGCGCGCGCTCGATCACGGCCGCCGACATCGACGGGGACGGCACGACCGACGTCTTCGTGGCCGGCGCGGGCACTCCGCCCGCGGCCAACCTCGTCGTGCTCCACCGGGGGGACCGATGGGAAGCGGCCGCCGGGCATCCGCTGGCCAGCGTGCCCGACGTGCGCGCCGCGCTCTGGGGCGATCTCGACAACGACGGCCGGACCGACGTCGTCCTCGTGCGCGGCAGCGGGCACACGGCCCTGTGGCGGCAGGGCGACCTCGGCGCGTGGCGGGACGTGACCGCCGCGAGCCGGGCGACGACGCGCGTGGACGCGGTGGACGGCGCGCTCGTGGACGCCGACCACGACGGCGACCTCGACATCTGGCTCACCAACGCCGGTGGCCCCAACGAGCTCCTCAACAACAACGGCGACGGCACCTTCCGCCCGATCGCCGCCGAGGCTGGCGTGGCCGGGGACGGACGCCCGTCCGTCGGCGTGGCGATCGTGGATCTCGACGGGGACCGCGACCACGACATCGTCGTGCTGAAGGCCACGCCGCCCCACGACGTCTTCCTCAACGACCGCGTCTGGCAGTACCACCGCGCCGGCGGCTACGAGGCCTTCGAGGCCGCCGCGGCCACCGCCCTCCTGGCGGCCGATCTCGATGCGGACGGGCGCGCGGAGCTGTACACGACCTCGGCGCGAGGCCTGGAACGATGGTCGGCCGCGCCGGGCACGGCGATGGCGTCGCGGCGGCTGGCGCCGCCGGCGGCATCGCCCGATCGAACGGCGCCGGCCAGGCTCGCGCTGGCGGACGTGAACGGCGACGGCGCCTTCGAACTCCTCGCATCGGCCGGCGACACGTGGAGGGCGTACGCCGTCCCGACGACCGGCGAGGCCTCGCCGGTCTTCGAGGCCGAGGCCCCGGCGGCCGCGTGGGCCGTGGCCACGACGGGCGACGCGCGCGGCCCGTCGGTCGTCGCGTCCACGGGTGGCGGCGTCGCCGAGTGGGCGCCAGGCCCGGGCCGCGGCGCCTACGTCACCGTGGCGGTCACGGGTCGCTCGCAGTCGAGCGACCAGCGACGCTCGAACGTGTCGGGCGTGGGCACGAAGGTCGTCGTCCGCACCGGCGCGCGCTGGACGGCCTTCGACACCGCGCGGCTCCAGTCGGGCCCGGGGCAGAGCCTCCAGCCCGTCGCGGTCGGACTCGGCGGCGCCTCACGCGCGGACCTCGTGTCGCTCACCTGGTCGGACGGCGTCCTCCAGTCCGAGATCGGCCTCGAGGCCGGGCGCCGTCACGTGATCGAGGAGACCCAACGCCAGTTGTCGAGCTGCCCGGTGCTGTTCGCCGACGACGGCACCGCGACGCGGTTCGTCACGGACCTCCTGGGCGTGGGCGGCATCGGCTTCTTCGAGCGGCCGGGCGTCTATGCCGACCCGTGGCCGCGGGAACACGTGCTGCTGCCCGAGGGCGCCCTCGGCACGCGCGGGGGACGCCATCGCCTCGTCATCGGCGAGCCGATGGAGGAGGTGGCGTACTTCGACCAGTTCGAGCTGGCCGCGTACGACCTGCCGCCGGGCTGGCAGATGGCGCTGGACGAGCGCAAGTCGATCCTGAGCGCGCCGCCCACGGGCGCGCCCGTGTTCTTCCGGGAGGAGCGGCTCCCGGCGCGCGCGGTGAACGACCGCGGCGACGACGTCACGACCGCACTCGCCACGGCGGACCTCGTGGCGGCGCCGCCGGGCGCGGTCGACGCGCGGTTCATCGGCCTCACCTCCCGCCACGCGGTGGAGCTGACCTTCGCCGACGCCGTCGAGCGCGGCCCAGGCCGGCCGGTGCTCGTCATCGACGGGTGGCTCGAATACCCCTACGCCCAGACGATCTTCGCCGCATGGCAGGCGCAGGCCGCGTACGAGGCGCCGACGCTCGAGGCGCGCGATCGTCAGGGCCGCTGGCGGGTCGTCGCGCGCGAGTTCGGGTATCCCGCCGGCATGCCGCGGCGCATGACGCTGCCCCTCGACGGCCTGCCCACCGGCACCGTCGGCCTCCGGATCTCGACCACGCAGGAGATCTACTGGGATCGGATCGCCGTCGCCTACGCGGCGGTGGCTCCCCAGGCCGTTGAGCGGGTCCTCCCGCTCGTGTCGGCCACGCTCGCGGAGTCCGGCTTCGCCCGTCGGACGACCGGGCTGCAGCGCACGCCCTTCTACGACTACGGACGGCGCACGCCGCTCTGGGACACCCGCTACCCGCGCGGATGGTACACGCGCTACGGAGACGTCGCCGCGCTCGTGCGGCACGGGGACGACGCCGTCGCCGTCGTCGGCCCGGGTGAAGAGGTGGCCGTGGAGTTCGCGGCGCTCGACACCCCGCCGGCCGCGGGATGGACGCGGCGCTACGTGCTCCGCGCGCGAGGCTGGTGCAAGGACATGGATCTCTACACCAAGGACGGTGACACCGTGGAGCCGATGCCGGGCACGCCAACCCCTGCCGCTCGCCGCCTGCAGGCCGAGTTCACCACGCGCTACGAGGGCGGGCGCTGA